TCAAGCGGACCTACAACAAACTTTACTCGGAAAACCCGAAAATCGCTAGGCATTTCATCTATCAGAAAAGAGGGCAAATATTAGGCCATGTGGCCATGCTGAGATTCTATCAGCGCACCTGGTTGATTCATCACCATGCAGCGATCCGTTCCGCCCTCAACAAATCGGGACTCGTGGTGCTCCACCAGATCGGCCAATTCGCCAATGATTCCCACCGACTGGATTCCCTGCATATGCAGTATCTGGCATGTTTTTACCAGCCCACGAATAAATTTCCATCCCGTGTGTTTGGCGGTGCCCGGCAAAGCATCAACAACGATGAGGCTTGCTCAACGGAGCCATTCGCTTATTTTCACCATCAATCGTCCCCTTCCAAACATGCATATCTACCTGCCGGTTGGAGCCTTAGACCGTCTTCCGACGAAGACCTCCTGATTCTGCAGAACGTCTATCAAAAAACCCCGGCAGAATTGATGCTCCGGGCCATGGGCCTGGATGTGGAGGAGGCGACCTTTGCCGACCTGGCCGACACATACCGTGAAATCGGTCTGATTCGGCAACGGCACCTTTTCACGTTGGAAAGAAATTGCGAACTGAAAGCCGTGATAATGATCAACCTGTCCGACCTGGGGTTGAACATGTCGGATCTGACTAACTGCATCACCGTATTTGTTCTAAACCGTAGTGGACTAAACGCCGATATCGTCCATTGTGTGTGCGCGAATTTGGCCAAACAATTCAATCGAACCTATTTGCCAGTGTTATTGCACCCGGCGGCCGATGCAGCCGCTTTGAATATAACCGCAGAGAAGGAATATATCTTTTGGGCGCTTAACACCAATTATGGGGACGACTATTTCAGGTATATCAAACGATTGACAAAATTCGTTCAACATTAGGCTGGATGATCGATGGAACCGATTAACAAAGACGACCCTTTGTACAACAGCAGGGGGATCAGTGTATGGGTAAAACTGATCGAACACAAATACGGGTTCGTTGATGTTCGGCAATTATTGGATTGTGCCGAAATGAAACCGTATGAAGTAGCCGACCCTGGCCATTGGTTTACCCAGCGACAGATTGACCGGTTTTACGAAAAAGCCGTCCAGATGACAGGCAATCCCAACATCGCCGTCGAAGCGGGCAGATATGCGGCTTCCACTGAAGCACTTGGAGCCATCAAACAAAACATATTAGGCATGGTACAACCGCTCAAGGCCTTTGAATTAATAGGAAAATCAGTTAAGAATTTTGCTCGATCCTCAGTATATGAATCCCGGCAACTGGCTGCAAATAAAATCGAAATCAAGGTGACGCCTAACCCCGGGGTCATAGAAAAGCCCTACCAGTGTGAAAACAGGATCGGTCTCCTCGAAGCAATCAATATGGGCTTGACCCATAAGATGCCCCGGATCGAGCATACTCAATGCATCCACAAAGGATCAGATTCATGTAAGTATGTGGTTTCGTGGGTCAGAACAAAAGCGGATTTTTTAAAAACATTTCGCAACATATCCCTCCCGGCGCTTCTTTTCTTAGGCTTGACGCTTGCGGTCATCAACCCTGGACTGGCATTGCCTGTTTACTTGCCTTCGTTTCTCGTCGCGGTGATAATAATCAACTGCATCTATTTATTTGCTGCTAACAGCGAATTAAAGACCGGGTTAAGCGTATTGAGCGATTCGTCAGACCGCCTCCTTAAAGAAACCCAGATTAACTATAACAACACCCTGTTGACCAACGAAATCGGACAGACCATCAGCAAATACACCAATATCAAGGATGTCATCGAAACCGTAGTCAATCTGTTTCATAAACGGCTGGATTACGACCGAGGGTTTATCATGCTAACCAACGCGGACCGCACGCTGTTGGAATTTCATGCCGGGTTCGGTTATGATCGTAATAAGCTGGATATCATTAAAAAATCTGCGTTCCATTTGAACAAGCCGGATTCAAAAGGCGTGTTCGTGGTTTCATTCCGCGAGCAGAAGCCGTTCTTAGTCAACGATATCGAAGAAATCAGTCCTAACCTTTCTAAAAGAAGCCTGGCATTTGCACACCAGATGGGGAGCCAATCTTTTATTTGCTGTCCCATCATCTGCGACGGCCAATCCATCGGCATTCTTGCCGTGGACAATCTACGTTCCAAACGGCCTCTGGTGAAAAGCGATCTCAGCCTTCTTATGGGAATCGCATCGGTAATCGGCATCAGCATCAGTAACGCCGATCTAATGGAAGCCCGGCAAAGGCAGTTCAGTTCCATTTTACAGGTACTTGCAGCCAGCATCGACGCCCGGGATCCGCTGACCGCCGGCCATTCGGAAAAAGTCACCGAATATGCACTTGGGATCTGCGAAGAGTTGAACCTGTCCACCAACTACCGTGAGATGATACGGGTGGCATCCCTGCTGCACGATTATGGCAAGATCGGAGTTCCGGACAGCATCCTGAAAAAGCCCGGGCGCCTGACTGAAGAAGAATACGAAATCGTAAAGACCCATGCCCAGAGAACACAAAGTATCCTGGAGCAGATCAACTTCGAAGGCATATTCAGCCAGGTCCCGGAGGTTGCCGGCTCTCATCATGAGAAAATGGACGGCAGCGGATATCCAAACGGTCTGAAAGGCGAGGAGATTCCATTGGGTGCCCGGATCATCGCCGTGGCCGATTTTTTCGAAGCTGTCACGGCCAAACGCCACTACCGGGACCCCCTGCCCATCAGTTACGCTTTTCGTCTGTTGGAAAAAGGGCGAGGTGTCCACTTTGACGAAAAGGTTGTAGATGCCTTCGTCCAGTTCTATGAGAAAGAAATACTCGAAACCGAATCGATGGATACCGCTAAGGTCGTCCAGATGAAACGGGTATCCTGACCCGCCTCATTTCGCTCCCCTGATATTACACGGACCGAACTCCCCGACAGCATATTATTGGCGTATAAAGGAAACGCCGCGGGTCGGCAAAGGATTCTTTGAATTCTCTATAAAACCCTTCGTACCCGTTCTCGTATTCCTCAAAATCGTATCCACAATTTTGGGCCGCCACTTCCACTTTCCGGGTCCAATCGTAATCCTGAACGCAGTCCAAGGCACCGAAAATCAGATGATGCGCCTCGATACGCACATCGATAGATTGAAAGGCCAAGTCGTAAAGCAGCGAATACAGCTTGATGCCCATACGGGGGTCAAAGTCCGCGTCACGCTCCAACTTGGCCATGACTGCGTCGATGGCATTTTTCAGTCTCGATGGAATTCCGTACTGATTCAGACAATTTTGGTCCAAATCAACCAGACACAGGATACCTCCAGGTTTGACAATCCGTGAGAGGTTGCGGACAATTTCAAATGCTTTTGACCGGTAATACTCAAGCACAAAACGAATATACACAAAATCAAATAGCCCCAGATCATCCAGTGATTCTTTGATATCCTTGCATTCGAAGGAAATCCCTTCACCACCATAGCTTGATTTTGCGTGCTGGATGCGATGACAAGACTGATCGATGCCAACGGTCGTTCCACCAGGATGGGTCATTTGATGAAGCAGTGCTGTAATCTTACCGGGACCGCACCCGACATCAGCAACCCGCATCCCTGGCTTCAAGCCGGCCCACTTTGCCTGCCGCCTGACACTATCAAGATTTGTTTTACTTTCTAAACGAAAAACCTCGTCTTCGTTTTCCATTAGGTAGCTCAAACCCCTCATTTCTGGACCTCCGGCAACGTACTGTTCTCTTTTTGGAAAAACGGATCCCATTGACCATTCCAACCAGACTTTTTGCATTGATAAAATGGTCAATTCTTTCTGATAAAAGGTTCTAACGATTCATCAGTGAGATTTTCATATATATCTGAATCGACAAATGCATGACGATAGGTATGATTGAAAAAAGCTGAAATGATAGTTGTTGAAAGGCTTTTTGTGTCGATCAAAGTAAAAAAAAGTCGTTTCAGTATCTCCGGGATGGCGTAGTATTGTTTTCGAATATAAAAATAGCCAGCGTAGACATCTTTTATTGACATTTGCTTAGGTTTAAAGAGCATTCTTGAAAATCGATAGTTTTTCCATGACTCTGGATAGTCGGTATCTATAATCCTGCCCGCAGCAGATAAATGTTCATAAAAACGGGTTCCAGGTAAAGGTGTCGGCTTGGTTATTTGCAAAATGTCAATCTTGGTTTTCTGAACGAACTCCAAGGTATCATGAAAACTATGGATGGTATCTTCATCACCTCCTAAAATGAAACAACCCAAAACTGCTATTCCAGTTTTACGGATATTGTCTATCAGATGTTTATATTTGCTGGTTTCCAAATATCTGTAATTAAGATGCTTATTAAACGAAATGAGGGATTCACGATTAACCGATTCAATGCCAATTAATGCGAGTCTCAATCCAGCTTTATACGCGAGTTTTAACAATTCTTTATCTTCGCCAAAATTAAGTGACGTCTGAGCAAAAAAATATTTCTTGATTCCAGCATCAATAACAGCATTAAAGAAATTGTAAAGCCATCGCCCTTTATCGTGGCCAAGAAGATTATCATCTAAAAAGAGAACCAGTTTTTTGTCTATTGTTTTTAGTTCATCGATAACCTGTTTAACAGGTCTTCGTCTGAATCGATGTCCGTTGAACTTCGTAACGGAACAGAAGCTACAGTTCATCGGGCAACCTTTTGAAGTTAAAATGGAGTCCCAGAGGTAGCGATGGCCTCGAAACAAATCTCTCCTGGGAAAAGGAATCGATGATAAATCGGCTGGCGAGCCCTTGTAAATTCTTTTCAGGCGATTGGATTCAAAATCCTCAAGGACGTTTTTCCACACATTTTCAGCCTCACCAATTACAACGGAATTGCAATATGTTAAAGCCTCATCAGGTAGCATGGATGCATGTATTCCCCCCATAACAACCGGTATTGACCTTTTCCTGAATTGCCCTGCGATTTCGTATGCCTTACGTGCGTGTGCGGAGTACGCAGTTATGCCAACCAAATCGGCATCATAATTTTCTAGTGTATCGATGTTTTCATCAACGATGGTGATCTGATAACGCTGTCGTGGGGTAAGGGCTGCTATGTAGCCGAGTCCAAGCGGAGGGACTGAGGTGCTCTTGTAGCTTCCTAGTCCTGACTTTTTTTCTTTGGGATTTATTAACAATAGCTTGTACATATATCTCTCATAATTACTTGGCAGGGTATTTTATATTCAGAGATTATTCATCCTGATTGCAAACGGAGGCAACATCTCTATCATCTCAGCGTCGCCGTAAGTCGCAAAGGATGGGTCAACAGTTCGAGGGCATCGACAATATTCGTACAGACGACGTCGGCTGCTTTCAGACTGGCACTGCTGGCCCCCTCCCCTAAAATAACGGCAATTCCCAAAACGGAGGCCTCGAGCATCAGGGCATCGTTGCGCCCATTTCCGATGCTGGCCGTCTTTTCGGCCCCCAACCCATTGACGAAGTTCAGCTTGGCCCGATCCTGGCGGCCCGGCTCCAGAACCGTCAAACGGCAGTCGATCCCTTTCAGCCCTTCGGCGGCCTTGCCGAAGGTGTCGGCAGTGACCACGTGAACGGTCAGTTCCCGTGAAAGGGCATTGAGCGCCTCTTTGACTCCCGGAAGCAGCCCACCATCCACCGCCAGGGTACCATTGTAGTCCAAAACCAGATGTTCGAGGGTCAAATTTCCGAAATCGGGAATCTGAATGGAAAGCATCATATTCTCCTTTTCATGGGAATTTTAGGCATTGCCTTCGGTCCGGGTTGCCGAACCACCGTCGGGGGCATGTGGTTCAAACTGACACCCGCGACCACCATAGCTCCCCCGATCACCAGTGACAGCGTCAACGGTTCCTTTAAAATGACATGAGCAAAGCAGATGGCGCTGATGGGAACGAAATTGATGAACAGACTGGCCCGGGACGGGCCGATGGCCCGAATGCCCTCGTAATACCAGACAAACCCCAGCACGGTTCCGAACCATCCCAGGTAGGCCATGTTGCCCCAATCAAGCCATGAATAGGTCGGCAGGGCGGCAGGCATTCCCTCCAGGCAGGCGGGAATCAGCAGCGCCAGCATGCCGATGGCTGCCGAATGGGCGACTGCGGTTAACGGTGCCAGATCTTGCATCACGCGTTTTCCCAGCAGCGAATACGATGCCCAACTCAGCACGCAACCGAAGATTAAAACGTCCCCCCGCCCGATGCCGCCGGCAAAAAGCGCCAGGGGATTTCCCTGGGAGATGGCGATAATGGCCCCGGAAACCGAGATAAAAATTCCGGCAACCTTGGCCGTGGACAGCTTCTCCTTGAAAAACAGCGCAGAAAGAAGGGAAATAATAATGGGATTATTGGCAATGATAATGGACGCCCGACTTGCCGCAACCAGCTTCAATCCACTGAAGAAAAAGGCATTATAGGCAAAGACACCGGTAAGTCCCAGCAGGGTTACCGGCAGGAAATGCCGTTTATCCAGTCTAGGAATCGATCCTTCCCGTTTGGCAACAATGGCATACAGACACACCGTTGCGATGAAAAATCGAATAAAAGCGGCCGAGAATGGAGGCACGGATTCGGCCAGCATCCGGCCGGAAATAAAAGTGCCGCCCCAGAAAATAGCAGTCAGCAGCAATTTCAAGTACGTGATCGTCAAAGCGCCTGTCTCCGGTATTTTTTTATAAACCGTCCGGCCGGCTGGCCGCATTCAATTTCTATTTCGGACCGGGAAAAAAAGTTGTCCGCTCCGCGATGCCAAGAGGCTAAAGTACCCACTCCCGGTGCCGATAAAAAAAGTACCAAGAGGATCGTTTGTAGCCGTTTTTGCCTTAAATCTCCAGAATTTTATTTTTCAGCCGGACAATAGAAAAATAGGCCCCGAAAACCCATAGGGAAGCCGAAAAATCACAAAAAAATTGGAAAAAGGATGCTCAACGGAATGGAAAAGAAAAAGGATCTGACTGATTTCATCATCAACCTTCCCCTGTTTGCATTTCTTGAAAGAGAGGACTTCTCTCAGGTGGCCTCACGCATGGATTTTGTGGAACTCGAACCCGGAGACACCCTGTTCAATGAATGGGACAAGGCCGATTTTGTCTGTTTCATTGAAAGCGGAGAATTGGATGTGACTAAAAAAACCGGACCCGACAGCTTTGACGTCAGGGCGACGTTGCGTCGGGGACGGTCCATCGGAGAAATGTCCATCATCAATAATTTTCCACGATCATCTACGGTGATTGCACGGTCGAAGGTCAGGTTGGCCGTTTTCGAACGTGCCGCTTTCGAGGAAATTCTGGAGCAGCAGGTGGATATCGGGGTTAACATCCTTAAAGGGTTGGCCAATCTTTTGAGTGCCAATCTGAAAAAAGCATCCAGCCGGTTAGCGGACAACATGCTGCCCATGGGATGAAAGATCCCGTTTGAACGGAAACATCATTTTTGGGAAGCCATCTCCGCTTTTTCCTCAAGTTTATACATTTCGTTTTCGGAAATGATGCCTTTTTCCACCATGATATCGCCGATTCCGGCCCAGCGCAGTTCATCCACCTTTAAAATGGTTGCCGGTCGCTTGCTGTCCAGGCTGTAAAACGTATATTTGAGTGTCAATTCCTCCTTGGGCATCACGGAAAAGGACTTGTTGTAGTAGATGAAATGATGACCCAGAATATAATACCCGATGGCGATGACAATTCCGGTGATAATGTATTTTTTAATCTGCCCCCACATTACCAGACCTCCCTTGAAGCGTTTTTCGCCGGCATGAAGTGTTTCCGGTACAAACTGATGCTCCCCGCCGCGCCAGCCGTTCACCAGTGAAAAAATAACGGCAACCGTTTTGGCACCCGGAAGCCTTCGGTTATTCCTTTATTTTCAATATATTGAATTTATATTAGAATCAAGATGATTTTTTTGAAGAAAAGACGCGCTTCATCCCGATGCGGCGTGGATCCGACAAAAGCAAGGACTTGAAATGAATGCAACGGCCAACTTCATAGGTTGTATCGGGTACAACCACCGATTCACAATAAAAAAGGAGTCAGCCGATGAAGGCCAACTCCTTGTTATCATTTGGTGCCGGAGCTCGGAATCGAACCGAGACGGGGTCGCCCCCGGTGGATTTTGAGGACACTTTTTCCCCAAAATATATAATTGTAAAATCAGGCACTTAAAGAAACCACCTTTTCAATTTCTGGCTTTTTTCTGCCATCGGGCGACGGTATCCGGTTCAAAATTTCCCGTTTCCGGTCCGAGTCGGCACTGTCCGCATACCACATGGGCATGCTGTAATCTTTCCAGTTTCCCAGGGCTCGAAGGGTCTCCACATCCCCGCCGTTCTGCAGGAACATGCTTGCCCAGGTACGGCGCAGGATATGCCATGCCTTTCTTTTGGGCAGCGCCACCTTTGCCTTTTCGGCCGCATTCTTGAAAACATCAGGAATGCCCGTTTTGTAGGGCTTCCCGTTCTTATGGCTGAAAATGAACGGGCCGTTTTTTTCTTGCTTCAATATCAGTTCGAGAGCCCGGTCATTCAGCTCGATCTCGACCGTGTTACCATTTTTCGGATCCACAATCCATGCCTTTCCCGTATCCGGATTGACATCATCCCATCGAAGGCCGGTAATCTCCGATATTCGCCAGCCGGTATTATAACAGAATTCGACCATATCCCGTTTGACGGAATGCCCGATCTGCTCCATGATCGAATAAACTTGGTCGGGTGAAAGCGATCCGGGCTTCTTACCCTTTTTGACCTTAAACCGGTCCACCTTCAAAAAAGGGTTTTCACCGTTGTATTTTCCCCAGGTCTTAGCCTTTTCAAAAACCTGGCTGCCCAAGCTCAGCCATTTATCAACCGTGCTCTTTGCCCGATCCTTCGCCATCTGGCGCTTGAATTTTTCCACAAGAAAGGGGGTAATGTCCGACATCAACCGGCCATGAAAAAATTCCTTCAACCGTACAGACCGGAATTCATCGGTTCTTGATTCTTTATTGTCGGCGGACCAATTTTTCAAATACAAGTTCACCATATCCGTAAAAAGGACCGGCTCTCCCCTATTCTGGATGCCGTATGCTTTGTTGATAGCCCCCCTGGCAGCGTCGGCTATCTCAATGCTGCGCTTTTCAAAGGCATCGGCTTCACTGTTGCAGCCCTTCAAAACTTTCCTGATCCGCTGGCCAGTTTGTGGATGTACGTAGTCTATTCCATAGGAAACCCCATTTTTTCCTTTAACCGAGTAAACACCATTGTATCTTTTCTGTTTTGCCATTATCCCTCCTTTCAGGAGAATTCGAATAGCCATAAGTCTCCGCAGTTACTAAACTTTTTAATTTTTGTGATTCAACTTGATTTCTAAGAAAAAATTGTGTTGGATAGTTTTTATTAAGCAATCTTGACATTAAATTAGGGAAAGCTGGATATAAAATCCCAGCAGTATCAACTTATCAGGACAATTGATTT
This window of the uncultured Desulfosarcina sp. genome carries:
- a CDS encoding HD domain-containing phosphohydrolase, whose protein sequence is MSDSSDRLLKETQINYNNTLLTNEIGQTISKYTNIKDVIETVVNLFHKRLDYDRGFIMLTNADRTLLEFHAGFGYDRNKLDIIKKSAFHLNKPDSKGVFVVSFREQKPFLVNDIEEISPNLSKRSLAFAHQMGSQSFICCPIICDGQSIGILAVDNLRSKRPLVKSDLSLLMGIASVIGISISNADLMEARQRQFSSILQVLAASIDARDPLTAGHSEKVTEYALGICEELNLSTNYREMIRVASLLHDYGKIGVPDSILKKPGRLTEEEYEIVKTHAQRTQSILEQINFEGIFSQVPEVAGSHHEKMDGSGYPNGLKGEEIPLGARIIAVADFFEAVTAKRHYRDPLPISYAFRLLEKGRGVHFDEKVVDAFVQFYEKEILETESMDTAKVVQMKRVS
- a CDS encoding site-specific integrase is translated as MAKQKRYNGVYSVKGKNGVSYGIDYVHPQTGQRIRKVLKGCNSEADAFEKRSIEIADAARGAINKAYGIQNRGEPVLFTDMVNLYLKNWSADNKESRTDEFRSVRLKEFFHGRLMSDITPFLVEKFKRQMAKDRAKSTVDKWLSLGSQVFEKAKTWGKYNGENPFLKVDRFKVKKGKKPGSLSPDQVYSIMEQIGHSVKRDMVEFCYNTGWRISEITGLRWDDVNPDTGKAWIVDPKNGNTVEIELNDRALELILKQEKNGPFIFSHKNGKPYKTGIPDVFKNAAEKAKVALPKRKAWHILRRTWASMFLQNGGDVETLRALGNWKDYSMPMWYADSADSDRKREILNRIPSPDGRKKPEIEKVVSLSA
- a CDS encoding ATPase P is translated as MLSIQIPDFGNLTLEHLVLDYNGTLAVDGGLLPGVKEALNALSRELTVHVVTADTFGKAAEGLKGIDCRLTVLEPGRQDRAKLNFVNGLGAEKTASIGNGRNDALMLEASVLGIAVILGEGASSASLKAADVVCTNIVDALELLTHPLRLTATLR
- a CDS encoding DMT family transporter, with amino-acid sequence MTITYLKLLLTAIFWGGTFISGRMLAESVPPFSAAFIRFFIATVCLYAIVAKREGSIPRLDKRHFLPVTLLGLTGVFAYNAFFFSGLKLVAASRASIIIANNPIIISLLSALFFKEKLSTAKVAGIFISVSGAIIAISQGNPLALFAGGIGRGDVLIFGCVLSWASYSLLGKRVMQDLAPLTAVAHSAAIGMLALLIPACLEGMPAALPTYSWLDWGNMAYLGWFGTVLGFVWYYEGIRAIGPSRASLFINFVPISAICFAHVILKEPLTLSLVIGGAMVVAGVSLNHMPPTVVRQPGPKAMPKIPMKRRI
- a CDS encoding methyltransferase domain-containing protein, whose product is MENEDEVFRLESKTNLDSVRRQAKWAGLKPGMRVADVGCGPGKITALLHQMTHPGGTTVGIDQSCHRIQHAKSSYGGEGISFECKDIKESLDDLGLFDFVYIRFVLEYYRSKAFEIVRNLSRIVKPGGILCLVDLDQNCLNQYGIPSRLKNAIDAVMAKLERDADFDPRMGIKLYSLLYDLAFQSIDVRIEAHHLIFGALDCVQDYDWTRKVEVAAQNCGYDFEEYENGYEGFYREFKESFADPRRFLYTPIICCRGVRSV
- a CDS encoding radical SAM protein translates to MYKLLLINPKEKKSGLGSYKSTSVPPLGLGYIAALTPRQRYQITIVDENIDTLENYDADLVGITAYSAHARKAYEIAGQFRKRSIPVVMGGIHASMLPDEALTYCNSVVIGEAENVWKNVLEDFESNRLKRIYKGSPADLSSIPFPRRDLFRGHRYLWDSILTSKGCPMNCSFCSVTKFNGHRFRRRPVKQVIDELKTIDKKLVLFLDDNLLGHDKGRWLYNFFNAVIDAGIKKYFFAQTSLNFGEDKELLKLAYKAGLRLALIGIESVNRESLISFNKHLNYRYLETSKYKHLIDNIRKTGIAVLGCFILGGDEDTIHSFHDTLEFVQKTKIDILQITKPTPLPGTRFYEHLSAAGRIIDTDYPESWKNYRFSRMLFKPKQMSIKDVYAGYFYIRKQYYAIPEILKRLFFTLIDTKSLSTTIISAFFNHTYRHAFVDSDIYENLTDESLEPFIRKN
- a CDS encoding cyclic nucleotide-binding domain-containing protein — encoded protein: MEKKKDLTDFIINLPLFAFLEREDFSQVASRMDFVELEPGDTLFNEWDKADFVCFIESGELDVTKKTGPDSFDVRATLRRGRSIGEMSIINNFPRSSTVIARSKVRLAVFERAAFEEILEQQVDIGVNILKGLANLLSANLKKASSRLADNMLPMG